DNA from Rhizobacter sp. J219:
ACGCCCTTGGGCCGCCCGGTGGTGCCGGAGGTGTAGAACAGCCAGGCCAGGTCGCCCGGCGCGCGCTCCACGGGGGCGGCCAGCGGCTCGGCCTGCAGCAGCTGCGCGTACTCGGGCTGTTCGACGCTGACCAGCGCGTGCAACGCGGAGGTGGGAGCTTCAAGCGCGGCGAGCGCGGGGCCGATGTCGTCGGTGGTGAAGACGAGCGAGGCCTGGCTGTGGGCGAGGATGTAGTCGGCCTCGCGCGGGTGCAGCTTGGGGTTCATCGGCACCACCACGAGCCCGGCCCACCAGCAGCCGAACAGGATCTCGAGCACCGTCGGGTGGTTGCTCATGAACAGCCCCACACGATCGCCCGGCTGCAACGCGTATCGCTGCGTGACCGCCTGCCCGAGCGCGGCGGCGCGCGTGGCCAGCGTGGCGTAGTCGAAGAGCAGCTCGGTGCCCAGGTAGACAGCGGGGCGATCGCCGGCGCTGCGGGCGCTGCGCAGCAGCAGATAGGCCAGGTTCATGCCATGGCCCCCATCGATGGGTACAACTCGGTCTTCATGCGGACTCCTCAACCGGTGAGGTTAAGAGCCGCGATGTGCCCGTCGCAAGGCGCACAAGTACATCAGGGTTAGCCCTGAACGCAGCCTCTGATCAGCCCGGCAGCAGGCGGTCCAGCGCCGCGAGGAAGGTCTTCAGGTTGATGGGCTTGGTCCAGTAGTCGGAGAAGCCGGCCGCGGTGGCGCGTGCGATGTCTTCGGGCATGGCGTTGGCTGACAGCGCGACGCAACGGATGCCCGCCGTGGAGGGCTGTTCGCGCAAGCGGCTGAGCACCTCGTAGCCATCGACGTCGGGCAGCTGCATGTCGAGCAGGATCAGGTCGGGCTTCAGCTCCTGCGCGCGGGCCACGCCGCCCAGGCCGCTGGCCACCGACTCGATCTGCAGGCCGGCGTGCTGGCGCACCATCTCCTCGACCAGCAGCGCATTGACCGGGTTGTCTTCGATGTAGAGCACGCGGCCCGCGCGCTGGCGCCGGGGCGGCCGCATCGCTTCGGTGGGTGGCGGCACGGTTTGCACCGGCGCCGGCTCCGCATCGTCAGGCCCGACCGGCCCCACATGCCGCGGCAGATGCACCTGGAAACGCGACCCGACGCCGGGCGTGCTTTCCACGCGCACCGAGCCGCCCATGCGCTCGACCAGCGCCTTCACGACCGACAGGCCGACCCCCGCGCCTTCGATGCCCTCGCGCTCGACCCCCAGGCGGTTGAACGGCTCGAAGAGATGCGCCATCTGCTGCCGCGTCATGCCGCGCCCGGTGTCGGACACGGTCAGCACCACCGCATCGCCGCCGTCGCGTACACCGACGTGGACCTGCCCCCGCGAGCTGTTGTACTTGATCGCGTTGCTCAGCAGGTTGATCACGACCTGCCGGGTGCGGATGCGATCGGCCAGCACCACCACGTCGGTCTCGTCGACTTCGATGCTCACACCGGCTTCACGCGCCGCCGGTTCGACCAGCGCCAGCGCCTCCTGCAACACGCCACCCAGCGGCACCGGACGCGGGTCAAGACGCACCTCGCCGCTCTCCAGGCTCGACAGGTCGAGCACATCGTTGATCAGCGACAGCAGGTGTTCGCCAGCCGACACGATGTGGCGGACTTTCGCGAGCGTCGCCGAGCCGGCCAGCGCGGGGTCGAGCCCCAGCAGCTGCGCAAAGCCGAGCACGGCGTTCAGCGGCGTGCGCAGCTCGTGGCTCATGCGCGCGAGGAACTCCGACTTCGCCTGGCTCTCGCGCTGGGCGACGAGCTTCTCCTGGCGCTCGGTCACGTCGATCGCGATGCCGAACTGGACCGAGCCGCCCTCGCGTTTCTCGTGGCGCGCCCGGCTCACCAGCCAGCGCACTTCGCCATCGGGCCGCACGATGCGGTATTCGTGTTCGACGGTGATGTCTTCGGTGGCGCGCAGCTCCGCGTGGGCCGTGCGCATGCGTTCGCGGTCGTCGGGGTGCACCACCTCGTTCAACCATTCGGTTCGACGCGGCACGCCGAGCGCCGGAGAGCGGCCGATCATGTGGAACATCTGCGCATTCCACTCGCCGCGCTCGCGGCCCGGCTCACGGCTCCAGATGCCCAGGCCTGCGGCCGACGCCGCCACTTCGAGACGCCGCGCCAGTTCCTGCGCGCGCCGGGTTTCGGCCACCTGCTCGGTGACGTCCAGCGCCACACCCATGAACTCGGTGGGCTCGCCATCGGCATTGCGCCGCACCACGCGGCGTGTGAGCACATAGCGGTAGGAGCCGTCGGCGCGCCGGTAGCGCGCCTCCATGTCGACAGGACGGTCGGTGTTCAGGGACTCGGCGGCGGTGGCCACGACGCGGGGCACGTCGTCCGGATGGATCAGCGCGCGAACTTCCTCGATGGCAAGACCCTCGGGCCGCGGCAGGATGCCGAGCACCTCGAACGCCTTGTCGTTGTAGTAGATGCGGTTGTTGCGCAGGTCGTGCCGCCAGATGGCGATGTTGCCCAGTTCGACGGCCAGCTTGAGTTGCGCGCTGGTCGTGTTGAACGACTCGGCCAGCTCGTAGACCTCGGTGTCGTCGACCATCGCGCCCACGATGATGTTGGGCACGCCATCGGGGCCGGCCTTGACCTCCCACTGCGCATGCACATGCCGCCACTGGCCGCTCGGCGAGGTGATGCGGTAGCGCTTGGCGTACTTGCCGGGGACGCGGGCGGAGTCGCGGTAGTCCATGCCCGGGCGATCGTCGGGGTGGATGCGGGCCACGAAGGCCTTGAAGTCAGGCGCACCTTGGGCCGGGTCGAAGTTCCACAGGCGGAACATGTTCGCGTCCCAGTGGCCCTTGCCCATCGGCAGCTCACGCTCGTAGAGGCCGAGTCGGCCGAATTCCTGTGCACGTGCCAGCCGCTCGGTGACCCGCACGGTCTCGGCTTGCGAGCGGGTCAGCTCGGTCGTGTCGCGCATCGTGCAGAGCCAGCCGGCGTCGGCCAGCTTTTCGTCGTCTTGAAGCGGCTTCAAGATGAGTTCGGCGGTGCGGTCGGCACCCTGGGCGTCGCACCACGAAACCCGGCTCAGCTGGAGGGGCT
Protein-coding regions in this window:
- a CDS encoding PAS domain-containing protein, with amino-acid sequence MAICRPLSLSPPTSAWTALLEASTELLALLDPQGAIAWVNPAMARAVGCDETVLGQTLAQVLGLDAHDPAQARALAEALLARQPLQLSRVSWCDAQGADRTAELILKPLQDDEKLADAGWLCTMRDTTELTRSQAETVRVTERLARAQEFGRLGLYERELPMGKGHWDANMFRLWNFDPAQGAPDFKAFVARIHPDDRPGMDYRDSARVPGKYAKRYRITSPSGQWRHVHAQWEVKAGPDGVPNIIVGAMVDDTEVYELAESFNTTSAQLKLAVELGNIAIWRHDLRNNRIYYNDKAFEVLGILPRPEGLAIEEVRALIHPDDVPRVVATAAESLNTDRPVDMEARYRRADGSYRYVLTRRVVRRNADGEPTEFMGVALDVTEQVAETRRAQELARRLEVAASAAGLGIWSREPGRERGEWNAQMFHMIGRSPALGVPRRTEWLNEVVHPDDRERMRTAHAELRATEDITVEHEYRIVRPDGEVRWLVSRARHEKREGGSVQFGIAIDVTERQEKLVAQRESQAKSEFLARMSHELRTPLNAVLGFAQLLGLDPALAGSATLAKVRHIVSAGEHLLSLINDVLDLSSLESGEVRLDPRPVPLGGVLQEALALVEPAAREAGVSIEVDETDVVVLADRIRTRQVVINLLSNAIKYNSSRGQVHVGVRDGGDAVVLTVSDTGRGMTRQQMAHLFEPFNRLGVEREGIEGAGVGLSVVKALVERMGGSVRVESTPGVGSRFQVHLPRHVGPVGPDDAEPAPVQTVPPPTEAMRPPRRQRAGRVLYIEDNPVNALLVEEMVRQHAGLQIESVASGLGGVARAQELKPDLILLDMQLPDVDGYEVLSRLREQPSTAGIRCVALSANAMPEDIARATAAGFSDYWTKPINLKTFLAALDRLLPG